One window from the genome of Synechococcus sp. PROS-7-1 encodes:
- a CDS encoding 2-deoxyribose-5-phosphate aldolase, whose protein sequence is MTAPARRQDLPDLPPLIHQALLNPLLLEDDLLSLCDASRQYGFGGVGASLIHLQTIRQRLGGSGPVKLIAAVAFPFGALPADLKQAQAEWAAAQGADALDVTPNLAALVNGQPNVYAEELAAIASLDLPMTVVLDVNQLSPEQLALGAEAALDAGAASLQAGNGFGGAVTTGQVKQLRQLTGGRCGLKAVGGIKTLDHALDLVEAGATALGTGHGPALAQALRHPG, encoded by the coding sequence ATGACCGCGCCAGCGCGCCGGCAGGACCTTCCGGACCTGCCCCCCTTGATTCATCAAGCTCTCCTCAACCCCCTGCTGCTTGAGGACGACCTGCTGAGCCTCTGTGACGCGTCCCGTCAGTACGGCTTCGGTGGCGTGGGGGCCAGCCTGATTCACCTTCAGACCATCCGCCAACGTCTCGGGGGCAGTGGGCCGGTGAAGCTGATCGCCGCTGTGGCCTTCCCGTTCGGAGCCCTTCCGGCCGATTTGAAACAAGCCCAGGCGGAATGGGCTGCCGCCCAAGGCGCCGATGCCCTCGATGTCACCCCCAACCTGGCAGCGCTGGTGAACGGACAGCCCAACGTTTACGCCGAAGAATTGGCTGCGATCGCTTCTCTTGATTTGCCCATGACCGTGGTCCTGGATGTGAATCAGCTCTCGCCAGAGCAGTTAGCTCTAGGAGCCGAAGCGGCTCTGGATGCTGGAGCAGCCTCGCTGCAGGCGGGCAATGGCTTCGGTGGGGCGGTCACCACGGGACAAGTGAAGCAATTGCGTCAGCTCACGGGTGGACGCTGCGGCCTCAAGGCCGTCGGTGGCATCAAAACCCTGGACCATGCCCTCGACCTGGTCGAGGCCGGCGCCACAGCCCTTGGGACAGGCCACGGCCCTGCTCTGGCTCAGGCCTTACGGCATCCGGGATGA
- a CDS encoding dihydrolipoamide acetyltransferase family protein, which translates to MATHDIFMPALSSTMTEGKIVEWLKKPGERVARGESVLVVESDKADMDVESFNEGFLAAVLMPAGSTAPVGETIGLIVESEAEIAEAQAKAPSGAVAAPSSAPPKAAPPAPAPAPTPQAPPAPAATPAPAATPAPAPTGTGRLIVSPRAKKLAAQMGVDLSFVRGSGPNGRIQAEDVERAAGRPVSVPQVGEGTAPAASSGGAIPASPSAPAGNSFGRPGETVPFNTLQAAVNRNMEASLAVPSFRVGYTITTDKLDAFYKQVKPKGVTMTALLAKAVAVTLARHPQVNAATTQAGMAYPADVNVAVAVAMEDGGLITPVLRQADRTDLYELSRQWGDLVKRSRSKQLQPEEYSTGTFTLSNLGMFGVDRFDAILPPGTGAILAVAASRPTVVAGKDGSIAVKRQMQVNLTADHRVIYGADGAAFLKDLAELIETRPESLAL; encoded by the coding sequence TTGGCGACCCACGACATCTTCATGCCTGCCCTCAGCTCCACCATGACGGAGGGCAAGATCGTGGAGTGGCTCAAGAAGCCAGGTGAAAGGGTCGCTCGGGGTGAGTCCGTTCTCGTCGTTGAGTCGGACAAGGCCGATATGGATGTGGAGTCGTTCAACGAAGGGTTTCTGGCCGCTGTGCTGATGCCTGCCGGCAGCACGGCACCGGTGGGGGAAACCATTGGACTGATTGTGGAATCAGAGGCGGAAATTGCGGAGGCGCAAGCCAAGGCACCGTCTGGTGCTGTGGCGGCTCCGTCCAGTGCACCCCCGAAAGCGGCACCACCGGCGCCCGCTCCAGCTCCGACTCCCCAGGCCCCGCCGGCCCCCGCAGCGACGCCGGCCCCCGCAGCAACGCCCGCACCAGCACCGACAGGGACCGGGCGCCTGATCGTCAGTCCGCGTGCCAAGAAACTCGCCGCCCAGATGGGTGTGGATTTGTCTTTTGTGCGAGGAAGTGGCCCCAACGGTCGCATCCAAGCGGAGGACGTTGAGCGGGCCGCCGGCCGGCCCGTGTCCGTTCCCCAGGTGGGTGAAGGCACGGCACCCGCAGCGTCTTCCGGTGGCGCCATTCCCGCCTCACCAAGTGCTCCCGCTGGAAACAGCTTCGGGCGCCCCGGGGAGACGGTGCCCTTCAACACCCTGCAGGCTGCGGTGAACCGCAACATGGAGGCCAGCCTGGCTGTGCCCAGCTTCCGTGTGGGTTACACCATCACCACCGACAAGCTCGACGCTTTTTACAAGCAGGTCAAACCCAAGGGTGTGACGATGACAGCCCTTCTGGCCAAGGCGGTGGCCGTCACACTGGCGCGCCATCCCCAGGTCAACGCCGCCACAACCCAGGCAGGGATGGCCTACCCCGCGGATGTGAATGTGGCGGTGGCCGTGGCCATGGAAGACGGTGGGTTGATCACGCCCGTGCTGCGTCAGGCCGACCGCACCGACCTTTATGAACTCTCCCGTCAGTGGGGTGATTTGGTGAAACGGTCCCGCAGCAAGCAGCTGCAGCCCGAGGAATACAGCACCGGAACGTTCACCCTCTCGAACCTTGGGATGTTCGGTGTGGATCGCTTTGATGCCATTCTTCCTCCCGGCACCGGTGCGATCCTTGCGGTCGCTGCCTCTAGGCCAACGGTGGTAGCCGGAAAAGACGGTTCGATCGCGGTGAAGCGGCAGATGCAGGTGAACCTCACAGCGGATCACCGGGTGATCTACGGCGCTGATGGAGCTGCATTCCTCAAGGATTTAGCTGAGCTGATCGAGACGCGTCCTGAAAGCCTGGCTCTCTGA
- a CDS encoding MFS transporter, producing MSGSSLNNPEPTLPTGGNPDGPRGLQTVVRFDGFRRLWIGQIFSQLADKFYIVLMVYLIAQYWVTSTPQENGALAEIASAIRMDFETRAQRITLLATGVYVANTIPAMVLGSVAGVWVDRWPKRRVMVASNGLRALLVLFTPLFLLPGPHWLGLSWGYWALLVMTFLESVLTQFFAPAEQAAIPLLVPKGHLLAANSLYQATSMGATIVGFALGDPILRGLNNLFQLVGLRGGEFLLLPFCYGMAALCLSTIRMREQPRSQGGESVWREIVAGLQVLRERPSVRTAMVHLVLLYSLLAALYVLAISLASAIQGLGPTGFGSLLAMSGLGMAIGAVVVAQMGHSFSRRRLAAAGLGAITWSLVLLGQLRGNLGYTLGLCGLLGLGAALVAIPAQTTIQEDTPESQRGRVFGLQNNLINIALSLPLVLAGALVSSIGLLPVLWVLAAFALIAAVIERPWQRC from the coding sequence TTGAGCGGATCCTCCCTGAACAACCCGGAACCGACACTTCCCACCGGGGGGAATCCGGATGGTCCCCGTGGTCTGCAGACCGTGGTGCGCTTCGACGGGTTCCGCCGCCTCTGGATCGGCCAGATCTTCTCCCAGCTGGCCGACAAGTTCTACATCGTGCTGATGGTGTATCTCATCGCCCAGTACTGGGTGACGAGCACCCCGCAGGAGAACGGGGCCCTGGCCGAGATCGCCTCGGCCATTCGCATGGATTTCGAGACCAGAGCCCAACGCATCACCCTCCTGGCGACCGGCGTCTACGTGGCCAACACCATTCCAGCGATGGTTCTGGGATCAGTGGCAGGGGTGTGGGTGGACCGCTGGCCAAAACGGCGCGTGATGGTGGCCTCCAACGGACTGCGCGCCCTGCTCGTGCTCTTCACCCCGCTGTTTCTGCTCCCTGGACCGCACTGGCTTGGCCTCAGCTGGGGCTACTGGGCCTTGCTGGTGATGACCTTCCTGGAATCCGTGCTCACCCAGTTCTTCGCGCCAGCGGAACAGGCAGCCATCCCCCTGCTTGTGCCCAAGGGACACCTGCTGGCAGCGAATTCGCTGTATCAGGCCACCAGCATGGGCGCCACGATCGTTGGATTTGCCCTTGGCGATCCGATCCTCCGCGGCCTGAACAACCTGTTTCAACTGGTGGGGCTGCGTGGGGGCGAGTTCCTGCTCCTGCCCTTCTGTTACGGAATGGCGGCCCTCTGTCTCAGCACGATCCGGATGCGCGAACAGCCACGCTCCCAAGGCGGTGAATCGGTCTGGAGGGAGATCGTTGCCGGTCTTCAGGTGTTGCGCGAACGACCATCCGTGAGAACCGCCATGGTGCATCTGGTCTTGCTCTACAGCCTGCTGGCAGCGCTCTACGTGCTGGCGATCAGCCTTGCTTCGGCCATCCAGGGGCTAGGGCCCACCGGTTTCGGATCCCTGCTGGCGATGAGTGGGCTTGGGATGGCTATCGGAGCGGTGGTCGTCGCTCAAATGGGCCATAGCTTTAGTCGTCGCCGCTTGGCAGCTGCAGGCCTTGGAGCGATCACCTGGAGCCTGGTGCTTCTGGGCCAGCTCCGCGGAAACCTTGGCTACACCCTCGGACTTTGTGGTCTTCTCGGACTCGGTGCAGCTCTTGTCGCGATCCCTGCGCAGACCACCATTCAGGAAGACACGCCTGAATCCCAACGCGGCAGGGTGTTTGGTCTTCAAAACAACCTGATCAACATCGCCCTCAGCCTTCCCCTTGTCTTGGCTGGAGCCCTGGTAAGCAGCATCGGACTGCTTCCGGTTCTTTGGGTGCTTGCAGCTTTCGCTCTGATCGCAGCGGTGATCGAGCGGCCATGGCAACGCTGCTAA
- the hpf gene encoding ribosome hibernation-promoting factor, HPF/YfiA family: MKLLIHGRNLDVTPALRDYTETKLDRAIHNFGDLVKEADVHLSVARNPRVPQQTAEVTVFANGTVIRAQERSENLYASIDLVASKLARQLRRYKDRHSDHHHSHGHKASETPTTEAVLDNEAVVESLLDGKEVQLPSPGVRRKYFAMPPMTLEQARQQLDLIDHDFYVFRDSGSGELQVIYRRNHGGYGVIEARG, encoded by the coding sequence ATGAAGCTGTTGATCCATGGTCGCAACTTGGATGTGACACCTGCACTGCGCGACTACACCGAAACCAAGCTCGACAGGGCGATTCACAATTTCGGCGATCTCGTGAAAGAGGCGGATGTGCATCTCTCCGTGGCCCGGAATCCACGGGTCCCGCAGCAAACAGCGGAGGTGACTGTGTTCGCCAACGGAACGGTGATCCGTGCCCAGGAACGCAGTGAAAACCTCTACGCCAGCATCGACCTGGTGGCCAGCAAACTCGCTCGCCAGCTGAGGCGTTACAAAGATCGCCACAGCGACCATCACCACAGCCACGGCCACAAGGCCAGCGAAACCCCCACCACGGAAGCGGTGCTCGACAACGAAGCCGTCGTCGAGTCCCTCCTCGACGGCAAGGAGGTGCAACTGCCCAGCCCAGGGGTGCGCCGCAAATATTTCGCCATGCCACCGATGACCCTGGAACAGGCCAGGCAGCAGCTCGATCTGATCGATCACGACTTTTATGTGTTCCGCGACAGCGGCAGCGGCGAGCTGCAGGTGATCTACCGCCGGAACCACGGTGGTTATGGCGTGATCGAGGCGCGCGGCTGA
- a CDS encoding YlqD family protein — protein sequence MSDGITLSIKRSITVRAVVTPAWKEEAERELSTAIATTDQQLAQLEQEGQQVVDDVRRQSANPLDPRVQEQVAQVQQQVAAKRAELEEQKRNLLQQQAQVRELEMEQIVEQGQLESFCDVQVGDNLVNKMQVAVVVRDGVIESIEQG from the coding sequence ATGTCCGACGGCATCACCCTGTCGATCAAGCGCTCCATCACCGTCCGTGCTGTGGTTACACCGGCTTGGAAGGAGGAGGCCGAACGCGAATTGAGCACGGCGATCGCCACCACCGACCAGCAGCTGGCTCAGCTGGAGCAGGAGGGCCAGCAGGTGGTTGATGATGTGCGCCGTCAAAGCGCCAATCCTCTGGACCCCCGAGTTCAGGAGCAGGTGGCTCAGGTGCAACAGCAAGTGGCGGCCAAGCGCGCCGAGCTTGAGGAGCAGAAGCGCAACCTGCTGCAGCAGCAGGCTCAGGTGCGTGAGCTCGAGATGGAACAGATCGTGGAGCAAGGCCAGCTGGAAAGCTTCTGCGATGTGCAGGTGGGAGACAACCTCGTTAACAAGATGCAGGTGGCTGTTGTCGTGCGCGACGGGGTGATCGAGTCGATTGAGCAGGGTTGA
- the recO gene encoding DNA repair protein RecO, with the protein MSGDRRLQGLALKVGPLGEHDRLLTLLSDDVGVIRLAVPGARRPRSSLAAAVPLTCLDLQVVGRRGLARVRQLRVLRSYNGLGQRLDTLASAQALAELAIALVSSDDPVPGLLDAVLIHLDRLENLSRTQGEEADLCLANVVQAGVHLLALGGYGLPLQACCRSGETLTPPIGQWEWRCSVLPEEGLALGALAGARLQLNPSELALLQRLPRADLPRRSNGDLLGPRPVWLKLLAVLECWCRTHLPRPVRSLAMVRDCLSAAPLSDHEPT; encoded by the coding sequence ATGAGTGGTGACAGACGTCTGCAGGGACTGGCCCTCAAGGTGGGTCCCCTCGGTGAGCATGACCGGCTGCTCACGCTTCTGAGCGACGATGTCGGCGTAATTCGACTGGCGGTTCCAGGAGCCAGAAGACCCCGCAGCAGCCTGGCCGCTGCCGTGCCCCTGACCTGCCTGGACCTTCAGGTGGTCGGTCGCCGCGGCCTGGCGCGGGTGCGACAGCTTCGGGTGCTGCGCAGCTACAACGGCTTGGGCCAGCGCCTGGACACCCTGGCCTCAGCCCAAGCACTCGCAGAGCTGGCGATCGCCCTGGTGAGCTCGGATGATCCCGTTCCTGGTCTTCTCGATGCGGTGCTGATCCATCTCGACCGGCTGGAAAACCTCAGCCGCACTCAAGGGGAAGAAGCTGATCTCTGCCTGGCGAACGTGGTGCAGGCGGGAGTGCATCTGCTCGCGCTTGGGGGGTATGGACTACCTCTTCAGGCCTGCTGTCGCAGCGGGGAGACCTTGACACCACCGATTGGGCAGTGGGAGTGGCGATGCAGCGTCCTACCGGAGGAAGGACTGGCCCTCGGGGCCTTGGCTGGAGCCAGACTCCAGCTGAATCCCTCGGAGCTCGCTCTCCTGCAGCGCTTGCCCCGAGCCGACTTGCCTCGCCGCAGCAACGGGGATCTCCTCGGACCGCGACCCGTCTGGCTGAAGCTACTTGCGGTGCTGGAGTGCTGGTGCCGCACCCACCTGCCCCGCCCGGTGCGCTCCCTGGCAATGGTGCGCGACTGCCTGAGCGCTGCTCCTTTGAGCGATCATGAGCCGACTTGA
- a CDS encoding APC family permease, with amino-acid sequence MAGHVSVSIFSRLIGRPLPRSSGDDERLPRIQALPILSSDALSSVAYATEAALGILILGGSAALRLSVPITLAIIALIAIVVLSYRQAIAAYPNGGGSYVVARDNLGRNVGLVAAAALLIDYTLTAAVSLMAGTQALSSLAPSLLPYEVPIALVLLVLVGWANLRGVKEAGRVFAVPTYVFVVMIALLTIGGLKDLTFHHGWTPDAPPLTAGLEPIGLFLILRAFSSGCSAMTGIEAIANGVKVFREPAAQNARKTLLVMGLLLSAMFFAVSGMGFMYGIAPNPDVTVLAQIGQRVFGSGSVLFWVLQIATLLILVLAANTAFAGFPRLAAMLAEDRCLPLQMSWQGDRLVYQNGIGVLLGITAAIILVCRGDTTVAVNLYALGVFSAFTLSQLGLVRRWWRLRGEGWQGRMAMNALGSFTTFVVLLVIVVSKFDEGAWTVVIAIPLLVWGLAGIRRRYREVYEAIAPDEAMSPLQVIPRDPPLGHHAIVWMAALSRPSFEAVRYACSFADSVTAVVVLANPEQAGPISAAWDRYAGRETGALDLVLLESPYSSLLDPFCDFVMETEQSQPDCITTVVMPVAIPRDRLDAMLLNQRARNLFAALSNDHSRVFSIVRYFIPKPSSGASS; translated from the coding sequence TTGGCTGGACACGTGTCCGTTTCAATTTTTTCTCGTTTGATCGGTCGCCCTTTGCCGCGTTCGAGTGGTGATGACGAGCGACTGCCGCGCATTCAGGCACTACCAATTCTTTCGTCGGATGCGTTGTCGTCGGTGGCCTATGCCACAGAAGCAGCGCTCGGCATCCTGATCCTCGGCGGTAGTGCAGCTCTGCGCCTGTCGGTCCCAATCACCCTGGCGATCATTGCTCTGATCGCCATTGTGGTGCTGTCATACCGACAGGCCATTGCGGCCTATCCCAATGGCGGTGGATCCTATGTGGTGGCGCGGGACAACCTGGGCCGCAATGTGGGATTGGTGGCCGCCGCCGCGCTGCTGATCGATTACACCCTCACGGCGGCCGTGAGCTTGATGGCTGGAACCCAGGCGCTGTCGTCCCTCGCTCCCAGCCTTCTGCCTTACGAAGTGCCGATTGCCTTGGTTCTGCTGGTGCTGGTGGGCTGGGCCAATCTGCGCGGCGTGAAAGAGGCGGGCCGGGTGTTTGCGGTTCCCACTTATGTGTTTGTGGTGATGATCGCCCTGCTCACCATCGGTGGCCTGAAGGATCTCACCTTTCACCATGGCTGGACGCCCGATGCTCCCCCACTCACGGCCGGGCTGGAGCCCATCGGCTTGTTTCTGATTCTGCGGGCCTTCAGTTCGGGATGTTCAGCGATGACCGGTATCGAAGCCATCGCCAACGGCGTGAAGGTGTTCCGGGAGCCAGCTGCGCAGAATGCTCGCAAGACGCTTCTGGTGATGGGCCTTCTGCTCTCCGCCATGTTTTTTGCGGTGAGTGGGATGGGGTTCATGTACGGGATCGCTCCCAATCCCGACGTCACCGTTCTGGCCCAGATCGGTCAGCGCGTGTTCGGTTCTGGCAGTGTTCTGTTTTGGGTGCTTCAGATCGCCACACTGCTGATTCTTGTGCTGGCGGCCAACACGGCGTTTGCCGGATTCCCGCGGCTTGCAGCCATGTTGGCGGAGGATCGCTGCTTGCCTTTGCAGATGAGCTGGCAGGGCGACCGCCTGGTTTATCAGAACGGAATCGGTGTGCTGCTGGGCATCACCGCAGCGATCATCCTGGTTTGTCGTGGCGACACCACGGTTGCGGTGAATCTTTACGCCCTTGGGGTGTTCAGTGCTTTCACCCTCTCGCAGCTCGGGCTCGTGCGCCGTTGGTGGCGGCTGCGTGGTGAGGGGTGGCAGGGACGCATGGCGATGAACGCCTTGGGTTCATTCACCACCTTCGTGGTGCTGCTGGTGATCGTGGTGAGCAAATTCGACGAGGGCGCCTGGACGGTGGTGATTGCCATCCCCTTGCTGGTGTGGGGTCTGGCAGGAATCCGCCGCCGTTACCGGGAGGTGTATGAGGCCATCGCACCGGACGAGGCCATGAGCCCACTCCAGGTGATCCCCAGGGATCCTCCCCTCGGCCACCACGCCATCGTCTGGATGGCAGCGCTGAGCCGCCCATCATTTGAAGCTGTGCGCTACGCCTGCTCCTTTGCTGATTCGGTCACGGCCGTGGTCGTGCTGGCGAACCCTGAGCAGGCCGGTCCGATCAGTGCAGCCTGGGATCGCTACGCCGGGCGTGAGACCGGAGCCTTGGACCTGGTTCTCCTGGAGAGTCCATACAGTTCCCTTCTCGATCCGTTTTGCGATTTCGTGATGGAAACGGAGCAATCGCAACCGGATTGCATCACCACGGTGGTGATGCCGGTGGCCATCCCGCGCGACCGACTGGACGCCATGTTGCTGAACCAGAGGGCCCGCAACCTGTTCGCGGCACTGTCCAACGATCACAGCCGGGTGTTTTCGATCGTTCGCTATTTCATTCCGAAGCCGTCGTCCGGGGCGTCGTCCTGA
- the lipB gene encoding lipoyl(octanoyl) transferase LipB yields MPRPIGNLETTTDSGTGSAAFLFQPAHLVPFAQAWTWQRCWQERLLKESEGLDSSQAAAVWLLQHPPCYTLGRGASEAHVLFDPDHPPAPLHRIDRGGEVTHHSPGQLVIYPVLDLHRHRMDLHWYLRQLEQVVIDVLAVLGLRGERFPGLTGVWLERCKVAAIGVGCRRWITQHGVALNVCCAMEGFEAVVPCGLTGRAVGRLSDWIPGLSVSEVQPLVCEALAARFGLRWVDSANAAIAEGRGW; encoded by the coding sequence GTGCCTCGTCCTATCGGCAACCTAGAGACGACGACCGATTCCGGAACAGGGTCTGCGGCATTTCTTTTCCAGCCGGCGCACCTGGTTCCTTTTGCGCAAGCCTGGACTTGGCAGCGCTGTTGGCAGGAGCGCTTGTTGAAAGAGTCTGAGGGACTCGATTCTTCGCAAGCAGCAGCCGTGTGGCTGCTGCAGCATCCACCCTGTTACACCCTGGGGCGTGGCGCATCGGAAGCCCACGTCCTCTTTGATCCGGATCATCCCCCCGCCCCTCTGCACCGCATCGATCGCGGCGGGGAGGTGACTCATCACAGTCCAGGTCAACTTGTGATTTATCCGGTGCTGGATCTCCATCGCCACCGCATGGATCTGCACTGGTACTTGCGTCAGCTGGAGCAGGTGGTGATCGATGTGCTGGCTGTGCTCGGTCTCAGAGGTGAGCGATTCCCCGGACTCACGGGCGTCTGGCTCGAGCGGTGCAAGGTGGCGGCTATTGGTGTGGGGTGCAGGCGCTGGATCACCCAACACGGGGTTGCCCTGAATGTGTGTTGCGCCATGGAGGGGTTTGAGGCTGTTGTTCCCTGTGGCCTCACCGGGCGAGCCGTGGGACGTCTCAGCGATTGGATTCCCGGTTTGAGCGTCTCTGAGGTGCAACCCCTTGTTTGTGAGGCGTTGGCCGCACGGTTCGGCCTGCGCTGGGTTGACAGTGCGAACGCTGCGATTGCTGAAGGCCGAGGTTGGTGA
- a CDS encoding AMP-binding protein translates to MTATAHASWRPTPREQAALARQHHVQSLGRVDQLWPWLSDHHGEVLAVDAPHATHPERFSYRELADRISLAAAAFRRIGVTTGNVVSLFAENSPRWLVADQGLMRAGAIDAVRGAAAPVEELRYILDDSGSVALVVQNAELLQRLELPASGREQLRFVLVLEGEAPDGAISFDAFLALGALASAPDPLLGRDRASATSTTATLLYTSGTTGRPKGVPLSHANLLHQMRSLACVARPEAGDPVLSVLPIWHAYERSAEYYFFSCACSQSYTTIKQLKRDLPRVRPVVMVTVPRLWEAVQAGFDDVLKTFPPARQRLLKAALANSAAYALARRRSRNLMLDPVRKRDRVIAAAEASSRWPAHALASRLIWPKVRLQLSGGSLRFPINGGGAIAPHVDSFFEAVGIELLVGYGLTETSPVVSCRRPWRNIRGSSGLPMPETEFRIVDAETRRPLGYRQRGVVQVRGPQVMGGYLGKPEATAKVLDAEGWFDTGDLGLLLPDGSVVLTGRAKDTIVLSSGENIEPGPLEETLVASPLIEQVMLVGQDERQLGALVVPRLEAMRAWALDQIADPGEDLGGSPGDPGLRRLLRGELNRLLSERVGARGDERLVGVALVDPFSIDNGLLTQTLKQRRDRISERDSEAIEALYGR, encoded by the coding sequence GTGACTGCCACCGCACACGCTTCCTGGCGCCCGACCCCGCGCGAGCAGGCTGCCCTGGCCCGTCAGCACCACGTTCAGAGTCTTGGGCGTGTTGATCAACTCTGGCCGTGGCTCTCCGATCACCACGGCGAAGTGCTCGCCGTGGATGCTCCCCATGCAACCCATCCCGAGCGCTTCAGCTACAGGGAGCTGGCCGACCGGATCAGCCTGGCAGCGGCTGCCTTCCGCAGGATCGGCGTCACGACGGGGAACGTGGTGAGCTTGTTTGCAGAAAACAGCCCCCGATGGCTGGTGGCCGATCAGGGGCTGATGCGGGCGGGTGCCATCGATGCGGTAAGGGGTGCGGCGGCACCTGTGGAAGAGCTTCGCTACATCCTCGACGATTCAGGTTCGGTTGCGTTGGTGGTGCAAAACGCCGAGTTGTTGCAACGACTCGAACTGCCTGCGTCAGGGCGAGAGCAACTGCGCTTTGTGCTGGTTCTGGAGGGAGAAGCCCCGGATGGGGCCATCTCCTTTGATGCCTTCTTGGCACTTGGCGCGTTGGCGTCGGCACCGGACCCACTGCTCGGGAGGGACCGCGCTTCCGCGACCAGCACCACCGCCACGCTCCTCTACACGAGCGGCACCACCGGGCGACCCAAGGGTGTGCCCCTCAGTCATGCCAACTTGCTCCACCAGATGCGCAGCCTGGCCTGTGTCGCTCGCCCCGAAGCAGGTGATCCAGTGCTGAGCGTGCTGCCGATCTGGCATGCGTATGAACGCAGCGCCGAGTACTACTTCTTCTCCTGCGCTTGCTCGCAGAGTTACACCACGATCAAGCAGCTCAAACGGGATTTGCCCCGGGTTCGACCTGTGGTGATGGTCACGGTGCCTCGGCTCTGGGAGGCCGTTCAGGCCGGTTTTGACGATGTCTTGAAAACGTTCCCTCCTGCGCGCCAGCGGCTCCTGAAAGCAGCACTGGCCAACAGTGCCGCCTATGCCCTGGCACGTCGCCGCAGTCGCAATCTGATGCTGGACCCCGTGCGCAAGCGGGATCGTGTCATCGCTGCTGCTGAGGCCTCCAGCCGCTGGCCGGCCCATGCTCTGGCCTCCCGACTGATCTGGCCCAAGGTGCGACTTCAGCTCAGTGGTGGCTCCCTGCGCTTCCCAATCAATGGGGGCGGTGCCATCGCTCCCCACGTGGATTCCTTCTTCGAAGCGGTGGGCATTGAACTGCTTGTGGGGTACGGCCTCACGGAAACCAGCCCGGTGGTGAGTTGCCGGCGACCTTGGCGCAACATCCGAGGCAGCTCCGGGCTGCCCATGCCTGAAACGGAGTTCCGAATCGTTGATGCCGAAACCCGGCGGCCTCTCGGCTATCGCCAGCGGGGGGTCGTGCAGGTGCGAGGGCCGCAGGTGATGGGGGGCTATCTCGGCAAACCCGAGGCCACAGCCAAGGTGCTGGATGCTGAAGGTTGGTTCGACACCGGTGACCTGGGTCTGCTGCTCCCGGATGGATCGGTGGTACTCACCGGCCGTGCCAAGGACACGATTGTTCTCAGCAGCGGCGAGAACATCGAGCCGGGCCCCCTCGAGGAAACCCTGGTGGCCAGTCCCTTGATCGAGCAGGTGATGCTGGTGGGACAGGACGAACGTCAGCTGGGGGCGCTAGTCGTGCCCCGTCTCGAGGCGATGCGTGCCTGGGCCCTTGATCAGATCGCTGACCCTGGTGAGGATTTGGGCGGGTCTCCAGGAGATCCAGGCTTGAGGCGGCTGCTTCGCGGAGAGCTCAACCGTCTGCTGAGTGAACGGGTGGGCGCTCGAGGGGATGAGCGCCTTGTGGGTGTGGCACTGGTGGATCCGTTCTCGATCGACAACGGATTGCTGACGCAAACGCTGAAACAGCGGCGCGATCGGATCTCTGAGCGGGATTCCGAGGCGATTGAAGCGCTGTATGGGCGCTGA